The following coding sequences lie in one Myxococcus xanthus genomic window:
- the menE gene encoding o-succinylbenzoate--CoA ligase: MSVLLCPIRVGARHQPEAEALTFAGRSWSYEALDAEVSRWVAALEAEGVGASDRVASLATNHVASVCLFWALGRLGAVLAPLNARLTSAELAPMVEDIQPRLKLALGTLVERLPGARPLESFAEAVSTGSSTCQPLEESSPRVVLFTSGTTGRPKGAVLTEGNFRASSRASAANLGAHPAPRWLGTLPLFHVGGIAMLTRTAYEGGCLVLHERFDADAANRAIDGEGVSHASLVATTLERVLDARGDRRMPDSFALALIGGGPVPVPLLARARAAGLRALQTYGLTEACSQVTTERPDKADGRTAGVPLPGVEVRIVGVGGEVLGAGVEGDIEIRAPTVMAGYWQRPEATHEAVRGGWLRTKDVGVLDAWGRLTVLSRRTDLIVRGGENIYPAEVEAVLVNHPAVQEAAVVGFPDDRWGEVPVAFIAPRPGQSQPGKEALAAWCRQSLAGFKTPARFVWVDALPRNAMGKVERTVLRRHALR, translated from the coding sequence ATGTCGGTCCTGCTGTGTCCCATTCGAGTAGGCGCTCGTCATCAGCCCGAGGCGGAGGCCCTGACGTTCGCGGGCCGCTCCTGGTCCTACGAAGCGCTGGATGCGGAAGTCTCCCGATGGGTGGCCGCACTCGAAGCGGAGGGCGTCGGAGCTTCGGACCGGGTGGCGTCGCTCGCGACGAACCACGTCGCCTCCGTGTGCCTCTTCTGGGCGCTGGGCCGGCTGGGCGCGGTGTTGGCGCCGCTCAATGCCCGGCTCACGTCCGCGGAGCTGGCGCCCATGGTGGAGGACATCCAGCCCCGTTTGAAGCTGGCGCTGGGAACCCTGGTGGAGAGGCTCCCTGGAGCCCGGCCACTCGAGTCCTTCGCGGAGGCTGTCTCCACGGGGTCTTCGACGTGCCAGCCCCTGGAAGAGTCGTCGCCCCGGGTCGTGCTCTTCACCAGCGGGACAACGGGCCGGCCCAAGGGAGCGGTCCTCACAGAAGGCAACTTCCGGGCGTCTTCACGGGCGTCCGCGGCCAACCTGGGGGCGCATCCAGCCCCGCGTTGGCTGGGCACATTGCCGCTCTTCCACGTGGGGGGCATCGCCATGCTCACTCGCACTGCCTACGAGGGAGGCTGCCTCGTCCTGCACGAACGCTTCGACGCCGATGCGGCCAACAGGGCCATCGACGGGGAGGGCGTGTCCCACGCGAGCCTCGTGGCCACGACGCTGGAGCGAGTGCTGGACGCTCGAGGGGACCGGCGCATGCCGGACTCCTTTGCATTGGCGCTGATAGGCGGAGGTCCGGTGCCGGTGCCCCTCCTCGCACGAGCGAGGGCCGCGGGCCTGCGAGCTCTTCAGACGTACGGCCTGACGGAGGCCTGCTCACAAGTAACGACCGAGCGCCCCGACAAAGCGGACGGCCGCACCGCCGGCGTCCCGTTGCCGGGTGTCGAGGTGCGCATCGTCGGCGTGGGGGGCGAAGTCCTCGGCGCAGGGGTGGAGGGCGACATCGAGATACGCGCGCCCACGGTGATGGCCGGGTACTGGCAGCGCCCGGAGGCCACCCATGAGGCGGTTCGGGGCGGCTGGCTGCGCACGAAGGACGTCGGTGTGTTGGATGCTTGGGGGCGGCTCACCGTGCTGTCACGCCGCACGGACCTCATCGTCCGAGGTGGGGAGAACATCTACCCGGCGGAGGTGGAAGCGGTGCTCGTCAATCACCCCGCGGTGCAGGAAGCCGCCGTGGTGGGCTTCCCGGACGACCGCTGGGGCGAAGTGCCCGTGGCCTTCATCGCCCCGCGCCCGGGGCAGTCGCAACCCGGGAAAGAGGCACTGGCGGCGTGGTGCCGTCAGTCCCTGGCGGGCTTCAAGACGCCCGCGCGATTCGTCTGGGTGGACGCGCTGCCTCGCAACGCCATGGGGAAGGTGGAGCGCACCGTCCTGAGACGGCACGCCCTCCGCTGA